GCCACTGGACCCGCTCTTCGGGCGGCTCCACCCAATCTGTTCCGGGTTGCATCAGCTGCGCCGTGGCGTGTTCGCCGAGCAGGAACTCGCGACGGAACTCGTTCTGGAACGCGCCGAGCCGTAGACGTCGTGGTTCATGGCCGGGACGGCGAACGACGCACCGCGGCTCGAACGCACGAAACAGCGGCCCGGCGGTCGTCGTCTCATAACCCCCCAGGTAGGGACGGTTGAACGCGACCTCGTCGTCGCCCCAGGCATCGAAGACCGTTCGGTACGCATCGGCGATCGCCCACAGACGCCTCGGGCGCATCGACGGCACCGCGTCGTCGGATCGAAGGCCGTCGTCGTCGAGTTCGCGCACCGATCCGTCGGACCCACCGCGGTTCGACAACGCGACGACGCTCGGCAGGCGGTCGGCGGCCGCTCGCTCCAGGCAGATCGCGCCGTCCGGCCTGGCGGTGTGATTCATCGTGTCGTGAAACGACAACAGATCGAGTGAGGTCGCCGCGTTCCAGTCGGCAACCGTGCAGGCCGCCGGGTCGAGGACCGCATCGGCTACGTGCTGTTGAACCGACCGGCTAAACGCAACGAATTGTCCACCGCGTTGCTCCGGGAGCTGGCGGCCGTCGCCCGTTGGTTCGACAGCGTCTCGGAGGTTCGAGCCGTGGTGATCAGCGGCGCAGGCGACCATTTCAGCGCTGGCGCCGACCTCGAAGCGTTCTCCGGTCCCGCCGCGGCGAAGGAGTTGGTCATGACCTGTCGGCCCTTCGACGCAGCGGAGGCCCGCTCGCGATAGCCCGAGCCGCCTTTTCTCGTTCTGTAGGTAATCGCGGTTGCCCCAGCAACCGCGATTACCTACAGAACCGGGAGCTGTCACCCGGGGAACGAGGTTCAATCCCGGTCACCGGGCACGTCCGGTGTCGTAGGCCCACATCGCGATCTCCACCCGGTTGCGGGCGCCGATCTTGGTCATCAACGATGCGACGTGGGTTTTGGCCGTACTCAGACCGACAAAAAGCTCGGCGGCGATCTCGGCGTTGGTCCGACCGTTCGCGACGAGTGCGAGCACTTCCTCCTAGCGTTCGGTGAGCCGGTCGATCGGCTGAACCGGTGTCCGCGGCGCACGATCGGCCAAGGTCGCCAGCAACCTGCGGGTCACGTTGGGCGCGATCAGCGCGTCGCCGACGGCCGCCGCACGGATAGCTTGTACGAGTAGGTCCGGTCCGGCGTCTTTCAGCAGGAACCCTCGGGCGCCAGCGCGCAGCGCACCGAGGACGTACTCGTCGAGGTCGAAGGTCGTGATCACGACGACCGCCATCGGGTCCGCAACCTCTGGCCCGGCGAGGCGGCGTGTCACCTCGACGCCGTCGAGCCCGGGCATCCGGATATCGACAAGCAGGACATCGGGACGCAGCCGGGTGGCGAGGTCGACAGCGCTGAGGCCGTCCGCTGCCTCGCCCACGACCTCGATGTCGGGTTGTGCCCCCAGAATCATCACCAATCCGGCCCGGACCAGATCCTGATCATCGGCCACCACGACGCGGATCGTCATGTCGGTGCATCCAACGGCAACACGGCCTCGACCAACCAGCCGCCTTCGGGCCCCGGTCCCGCCGAAAGCGTTCCGCCGAGCAGCTTGGCGCGTTCCTCCATGCCGATCAGACCGAACCCTGGCCTCGAAGCTGCGCCGTGAGCGGCCCGCCCATCGTCGGCGACGCTCAGCCTGACGGTGTTGCGGTCGCTGAACACGACGATTTCGACGGCGGTCGCATCGGTGCCATGCCGCACGGCGTTGGTCAGTGCCTCCTGAGCGAGCCGGTAGATCGCTGCGTCCACAGGGGGTGGGAGCTGCGCTACCGAGCTAGCCAGCGAGACCGCGATGGCCGGCGTCGCGTCGGGCCGCGCCAGCGCCGCCAGGTCAGCGACTCCCGGCTGTGGGGAGAAGTCGGCGCCTTCACCCTCGCGCAGCACCCGCACCATCGTCCTCATTTCGGCCAGGGCAGAGGAGGCCTCCGACTCGATCGCCGAGAACACCTGGTGAGCCTTGTCCGGCTGCGTCGCGGCGACCGCTCCACCGGCCTGTGCCTGAACGGCGATGGCCGACACGTGGTGCGCAACGATGTCATGCAGCTCACGGGCCAGGGCCACTCGCTCCTCGCTACGAATCTCGAGTTCCTGGCGTTGCCATAAGGCGGAGCGGAAACGAAACACCGCGCCGAGGCAGACGAACAACAACAGAAAGACGATGCCACCGAAGACGTCGGCCCACCCGGTGGCTGAGGCATACATCCCAGTCGCGACCACAACGGTCACGAACGCCGTTCCGACGACGACCTCACGACCCGACCCCCACCGCACCAGGGAGTACAGCAGCACCGGGACCACCATCATGGAGTAGAGGCCGAGCTCATCGGATCGCGTCGCCAACTGGAGTATCGAAAGCACGCCGGCAACGCCGAATCCGATCGCCACCGAGACGAGCGGCGATCGCCTCCGCAACAGCAATGCCGGACTCAGTGCCAGCGCCGCCACCGTGACGAACACCCGCCAAGCCACATCCGGTCGAACCACGCCCTCAACGAGGACCACGACCGCGAATCCGTACGCCAGGATCCGGTCGAGCCGATCGACGGGTGGCGCATCGGCGGGTCGCGACTCGTGCAGGAATGAAGACGGCATGGCGACCACGACCTCAGCGTAGGGGTCGACCGGCAACCTCGCATCAGCCGAAAGTACGAGCCACTTGCGGCCGAACGGCGGAGAGGAATTCGACCTCCCGACCGATTCGCCGAACCGATTCCCACGCGACGGTGTCCAGGACGGGCTGCGGTCGCCCACGGCACTGCCCGGCTTCGACGAACCCGACAGAACGGAGTCACATGACTGACCACGCACTGGAATTGACCTCGGTCACCAAGTGTTTCGGCGGTGTCCGAGCACTCGACCAACTCGACCTGGTCGTGCCGGCCGGCGAGGTGTACGGCTTTCTCGGTCCGAACGGCGCCGGGAAGTCAACCGCGATGCGGGTCCTGCTCGGCCTCTTGCGAAGCGACAGCGGCACGGCGCGACTCCTCGGCGGCGATCCATGGGCCGACGCCGCCGACCTTCACCGAAGAATCGCCTTCGTGCCCGGCGATGTCGCCCTGTGGCCGGGGCTCACCGGCGGCGAGATCATCGACGTGATCGGCCGGTTGCGCGGCGGTCACAACCCAGCCACACGTTCCGCCCTGATCGAACGCTTCCAACTCGATCCGACCAAACGCGCGCGCACCTACTCAAAAGGCAATCGTCAGAAGGTCGCGCTGGTCGCTGCATTCGCAGCGGATGCCGACCTGTACCTGCTCGACGAACCGACCTCGGGGCTCGACCCGCTCATGGAAGTCGTCTTTCAGGAGTGCGTGATCGAAGCGAACCGTCGTGGCGCAACCGTGTTGTTATCGAGCCACATCCTCGCGGAGGTCGAGACGCTGTGCGACCGGATCGGCATCATCCGCGACGGTCGGATGGTACGAACCGCGACGTTGGACGAACTTCAGCACATGGGCCGGACCACCGTGTCCGCGACGGTTCACTCGCCGCTGAACCTGGGGGCGCTCTGCGGGATCCACACGCCGGAGGTCAACGGAGATCGAGTCACCTTCAGCGTGGATTCCGAACATCTCGGCGCCGCGTTGGCAGCGCTGTACGAGGCTGGGGTCAGCTCGTTGAACGCGCATCCACCGACTCTCGAGGAACTGTTTCTGGCCCACTACGACACAGAGGTCGTCCAATGAGCCGCATCAACGACACCGGCAGCCTCGGCGGGGTGGGCGGTGTGATCGCGTTTCAACTGCGGCGCGACCGTTGGTGGTTGCCGGCGTGGGTGTTGAGCAACACGCTGGTCACCTTCGTGTTGGTCAACGCGGTGAAGTCGTCGTACGCGACGACCGAGGCGATCGCCGGCTATTCGTCGGCGATGGGCGCGTCACCAGCGTCGCGAATGATGTCGGGACGACAGGCCGCCCTCGACACCCTGGGCGGGATCACAGTGAGTGAAGCGACCGTGATCTCGGTGATCATGGTGTCGCTGATGGCCCTGTTCACCGTGATGCGCCACACGCGAGGCGACGAGGAAGCCGGTCGCACCGATCTGTTGCGATCGACCGCGGTCGGGCCACAGGCGATCCCATCTGCCGCGATCACCGTCAGTGTGCTCGCCTCGCTCGTGACCGGAGCGCTGAACTCGCTCGTTTTCGTCAACGGTGGACTGCCACTCGCGGGGTCGATCGGTTTCGGCGCCGGGCTCGGGTTGACCGGCGTCGTGTTCACGGCAAGTTCAGCGGTCGCTGGACAGATCGCTGCGAGTGCCCGTGGAGCTCTCGGCCTCGGCGGCAGCTTCATCGGCGCCATGTTCATCATCCGTGGCATCGCCGCGGTGAGCGATTCCTGGTGGGGTTGGCTGACACCGTTTCGCGTGGCCCAGGAGGTCAGACCGTTTGGGAACGAGCGTTGGTGGCCGCTCGGCATTCTGCTTGCGGCGGCCACGGTCGGCTTCGTTCTGACGGCGACGCTGTCGTCGCGAAGAGACTTGGGCGCCGGACTCCGACCTCCACGCCCGGGCCCAGCGCACGCACGTGGCGCGCTCGGAACGCCAATCGGTCTGGCCATACATGAGCAGCGCGGCCTCGCAGTCGGCTGGTTGGCTGGGCTCGCGGCGGCTGCCGCGCTGTTCGGCGCCATCACGACCGATATCACCGCGTCGCTCGAGTCCAACCCCGACCTCGCCGAATTCCTCCTGGCCTCGTCGGGGTCCGGGGATCTGAGCGACGGTTTCGCTACGTTCTCGTTTCAGATCCTGGCGATCCTGCTCACGGTGTTCGCTACCGCTGCGGCGCTTCGACTCCGATCTGGGGAGTCCCAGGGCTTCGCCGAGGTGGTTCTCGCCACCGCGACCTCCCGGACCCGATGGGTCGCTGCGACGCTCGCGGCCACGGCCATCTCCACCGTGTTGATCAGCATCGGAATCGGGCTGAGCTTCGGCGCAACCTACGCTGCTGTCGACGGCGACGGCTCGCACGTGGCCGCGTCGATCCTCACTGCGCTGAGCCAGATGCCGGCGGTGCTGGTGATGCCGGCGACCGCGTTGGCGATCTGGGCGTGGACCCGCTCCGCGCTCGGTTGGTTGCTCCTTGCCTTCGCGATCGCTCCGACCTTCCTCGGTGAGGTGTTGAAGCTTCCCGAGTGGATGTCGGCGATCTCGCCGTTCTGGCACACCCCAAGCTTCCCGGCGACCGGATCGACGCCGTCCATCGCCGGGTTGGCCGTCCTCGCTGGTGTTGCCGGATCCTTCGGGATCATCGGAGTCATCGGGATCAACCGCCGCGACATCGTCTCGACCTAGTGCCGTGGCAAGAAACGTTTGCGATGGTGCGGCGAGCCGGGGGCGGTGCTCGCAAGGCGCGGCGACGCAGGACTGGTCTTGCCCCAATTCAAGGAGTCCGAAATGCAGCGAGCGAAGTCATCTGGCCATCGCAACGTGCAAACGTCCGCAGACAGGGCACTAGTTCCCCCTCCTGACGCGGGGTTCGGACACAAGGGGCTGGGAAGTTGTTGACGACGTGCTGGCGAAGATCGCGGCCCCGACACCGGCGGCCGTGATCGACGCCAGCAGCACGCCGACTTTGGCGTCGACGACGAGTCCCGGATCGTCGAAAGCGAGTCCGGTGATGAACAACGACACGGTGAACCCGATGCCGCCGAGCGCGCCAACTCCGACGACGTGGCCCCAAGTGGCTCCGGCGGGGAGCCGGGCGAGGCCGAACCGCACCGCGAGCCAACTCGCCGCCGAAATGCCGATGAGTTTGCCGGCAACCAGTGCGACGAACACACCGACGAACACCCTCGAGGGCGAACCGATCGATTCGCGGGACAGGGCGATCCCGGCGTTGGCCAACGCGAAGATCGGCACGATCACATAACTGGTCCACGGGTGGAGCGCCTCGATCAAGCGGTCACATGCCGAGACTGAATCTCGGATCGCGAACGCGGCAGCCCGCACCTCTTCGGCGTCGAGGTCGTCGTCGCCTTCGAGCACGTCGATGATCCGTTCGGTCTCCAACGCGGGTTGTGCCGGACGGGCGGGGGTCAGCAGCCCCATGACGACTCCGGCGATGGTGGCGTGAATACCGGACTCGTAGACCAGCACCCACAACACCAGCCCGACAAGGCCGATCACCGGCATGTACAGGACCCGACCTCGGTGCATCGCGGCCAGCAAAGCGGCGCAACCCGCTGCGGCAAGGACGAAGTTCCATTCGACTCGATCGGTGTAGAACACCGCGATCACGACGATTGCACCGATGTCGTCGACGATTGCGAGTGTGAGCAGCATCACCTTGACCGTGCCCGGAACGCGCCGACCCAACAACGCGACGATACCGAGTGCGAACGCGATGTCGGTCGCCATCGGAATTCCCCAGCCGGCGCTTCCATCGCCGCCAGCGTTGACGGCCAGGTAGATCGTCGCGGGCACCACCATTCCACCGAGTGCGGCGATCGCCGGGAGCGCGACGGCGCGTCGGTCGCGCAGTTCGCCGGTGACGAGTTCGCGTTTGATCTCCATGCCGACGACGAAGAAGAACACCGCCATCAACAGGTCGTTGACCACATGGCCAAGGTCCTCGCGAAACGCATAGGTACCGATCTCGAATCGAACCGGGGTCGACCACAACGCTTCATACCCAGCGCTCCACGGCGAGTTGGCCCACACGAGCGCGACGGCCGCCGAGGCGACCAGCACGATCCCACCGGCTGCCTCGATGCGGGAGAACTGCACGATGGGGCGCACCGCCTTCGCCAACACCCGGTCGCTGTTGAGAAACGACGGGCGAGTACCCGCAATCTTCGGCATGGACATCGGAAACTCCTGCAAAAATCGACGAACCCACGTCGACCAGGCTTCCCGACACAACCGGTGGCAGCTTACCGGCACGGACTGAACACCGGCACGGATCGAACACGGGACGACCCGACCGGAGCGGCACGACGACGGATCGACCAGGGTCGAGGCGTCCCGCACGTAGGGGCCTTGCGGCGCTGCGTCGCCCGCCAGGCCAGGACGCCCACCAGCGGTTCAGTGTCGAAGGACCACCTTTCCGGTGGTGCCGCGTGATTCCAACGCGGTGAACGCGTCGGCGACATCGGCGATAGCGAAGCGGGCTCCGATATCGACGCGTAGCTTGCCCGATGCGATCCAGCCAAAGACCTCGGCCGCACGCCGATTCAACTCAGCGGCGGTGCCGATGTGGTGCATCACCGTCGGCCGAGTCAGATACAGCGATCCACCGACGTTGAGCACATTGACGTCGATCGGCGGCACCGGGCCGCTCGCGGCGCCGATCACGGGAGCCGGCAGGCCTCTGCAGCCGAACAGGAGGTGCCGATGCACCTGGTGGGCAGAGACACCGAACTCGAGTCGCTGCGCCTCGGCGTGGAGAAGGCTGTTGGCCGTCGCGCCCACGTGATCGCACTCGAAGGTCCTGCAGGTTCGGGCAAGTCGGCGCTGTTGGAACACCTGATCGCGTCGACCCCCGAGTTCACGCTCCTACGAAGCGACGGGACCGTCGGGGAACAGGACCTTCCGTTCGGGTCATTGCTTGGCTTGCTGCGACCGCACCGGGAAGAGATCGAGCGACTTGGCGACCGGGCGAAGGGAGCGTTGCTCGGAGCACTCGCCCTCGGGTCGCCGACGGTGGCGGAGCGGGCGTGGATCTCCGCGGGTTCGAGATCGTCGAGGTCGGGCCACTCACGGCCACCGATTCGGTCGAACTGCTCGCGTCGTTCCACCACTGGTCTCCGGCCGTGGCCGCCGAGGTTGCCCGACGAAGCGGGCGCAACCCGTTGACGCTGCTCGAGGTCGGACGGACCCTCACCGACGGTCAACGCCGAGGCATGGAGAAGCTGCCGGATCGTCTCCCCACCGGCAGCGCAACGATCAGGCTGTTCCGCGGACAGATCGAGGCCTTGTCGGACGAAACGCGCTTCGCTCTGCTGGTGGCGGCGCTGTGCAACGAACCCGGACAGGGTGAGGTTGAAGCGGCGTGTGCAACCACCGGTTCAGGCGAGCCGAACTGGGCGGACCTCGAGCGGGCACGCCTGTTGACGCGCCGTGGGGATCGACTCGAGTTCACCCACCCGCTGGTGCCCA
The DNA window shown above is from Microthrixaceae bacterium and carries:
- a CDS encoding enoyl-CoA hydratase/isomerase family protein, translated to MLLNRPAKRNELSTALLRELAAVARWFDSVSEVRAVVISGAGDHFSAGADLEAFSGPAAAKELVMTCRPFDAAEARSR
- a CDS encoding sensor histidine kinase, whose translation is MPSSFLHESRPADAPPVDRLDRILAYGFAVVVLVEGVVRPDVAWRVFVTVAALALSPALLLRRRSPLVSVAIGFGVAGVLSILQLATRSDELGLYSMMVVPVLLYSLVRWGSGREVVVGTAFVTVVVATGMYASATGWADVFGGIVFLLLFVCLGAVFRFRSALWQRQELEIRSEERVALARELHDIVAHHVSAIAVQAQAGGAVAATQPDKAHQVFSAIESEASSALAEMRTMVRVLREGEGADFSPQPGVADLAALARPDATPAIAVSLASSVAQLPPPVDAAIYRLAQEALTNAVRHGTDATAVEIVVFSDRNTVRLSVADDGRAAHGAASRPGFGLIGMEERAKLLGGTLSAGPGPEGGWLVEAVLPLDAPT
- the nhaA gene encoding Na+/H+ antiporter NhaA, whose protein sequence is MSMPKIAGTRPSFLNSDRVLAKAVRPIVQFSRIEAAGGIVLVASAAVALVWANSPWSAGYEALWSTPVRFEIGTYAFREDLGHVVNDLLMAVFFFVVGMEIKRELVTGELRDRRAVALPAIAALGGMVVPATIYLAVNAGGDGSAGWGIPMATDIAFALGIVALLGRRVPGTVKVMLLTLAIVDDIGAIVVIAVFYTDRVEWNFVLAAAGCAALLAAMHRGRVLYMPVIGLVGLVLWVLVYESGIHATIAGVVMGLLTPARPAQPALETERIIDVLEGDDDLDAEEVRAAAFAIRDSVSACDRLIEALHPWTSYVIVPIFALANAGIALSRESIGSPSRVFVGVFVALVAGKLIGISAASWLAVRFGLARLPAGATWGHVVGVGALGGIGFTVSLFITGLAFDDPGLVVDAKVGVLLASITAAGVGAAIFASTSSTTSQPLVSEPRVRRGN
- a CDS encoding zinc-binding dehydrogenase translates to MGATANSLLHAEAQRLEFGVSAHQVHRHLLFGCRGLPAPVIGAASGPVPPIDVNVLNVGGSLYLTRPTVMHHIGTAAELNRRAAEVFGWIASGKLRVDIGARFAIADVADAFTALESRGTTGKVVLRH
- a CDS encoding ABC transporter ATP-binding protein, giving the protein MTDHALELTSVTKCFGGVRALDQLDLVVPAGEVYGFLGPNGAGKSTAMRVLLGLLRSDSGTARLLGGDPWADAADLHRRIAFVPGDVALWPGLTGGEIIDVIGRLRGGHNPATRSALIERFQLDPTKRARTYSKGNRQKVALVAAFAADADLYLLDEPTSGLDPLMEVVFQECVIEANRRGATVLLSSHILAEVETLCDRIGIIRDGRMVRTATLDELQHMGRTTVSATVHSPLNLGALCGIHTPEVNGDRVTFSVDSEHLGAALAALYEAGVSSLNAHPPTLEELFLAHYDTEVVQ
- a CDS encoding response regulator transcription factor, which encodes MTIRVVVADDQDLVRAGLVMILGAQPDIEVVGEAADGLSAVDLATRLRPDVLLVDIRMPGLDGVEVTRRLAGPEVADPMAVVVITTFDLDEYVLGALRAGARGFLLKDAGPDLLVQAIRAAAVGDALIAPNVTRRLLATLADRAPRTPVQPIDRLTER
- a CDS encoding helix-turn-helix transcriptional regulator, producing the protein MLALVANGRTNAEIAAELFVGLSTAKTHVASLMTKIGARNRVEIAMWAYDTGRAR